In Oxyura jamaicensis isolate SHBP4307 breed ruddy duck chromosome 21, BPBGC_Ojam_1.0, whole genome shotgun sequence, a single genomic region encodes these proteins:
- the PLOD1 gene encoding procollagen-lysine,2-oxoglutarate 5-dioxygenase 1: MVPPAVLLPWVVLALLGVEGGSASKQEENLLVLTVATKQTEGFRRFRRSAQFFNYKVQVLGLDEEWKGGDDKKPAGGGQKVRLLKTALKQYADDADLIILFIESYDVLFASGPTELLKKFKQAKSKVVFSAENYIYPDRKLEAKYPQVRDGKRFLGSGGFIGYAPNLKKLVEEWKGQDDDSDQLFYTNIFLDPEKRENINISLDHRSRIFQNLNGALDEVVLKFENARVRARNLLYDTLPVVIHGNGPTKLQLNYLGNYIPQIWTFETGCTVCDEGLRSLTGFKDEALPVILIGIFIEQPTPFLSQFFSRLRKLNYPKQRIQLFIHNHEEHHLMQVDSFVQEHGKEYLAIKVIGPDDEMENAEARNLGMDLCRKDPDCDYYFSLDAEIVLKNTETLRILIEQNKLVIAPLVSRHEKLWSNFWGALSPDGYYARSEDYVDIVQRRRVGLWNVPYISSVYMVKASTLRSELDQGDLFHSGKLDADMAFCHNVRNQGVFMYLTNRHQFGHILSLENYQTNHLHNDLWQIFSNPEDWREKYIHENYTAALKGKLVEMPCPDVYWFPIFTDTACDELVEEMEHYGKWSTGDNTDSRIQGGYENVPTIDIHMNQIGFEREWYKFLLDYIAPITEKLYPGYYTKTQFELAFVVRYKPDEQPSLMPHHDASTFTINIALNRVGIDYEGGGCRFLRYNCSIRAPRKGWTLMHPGRLTHYHEGLPTTKGTRYIAVSFLDP; this comes from the exons ATGGTGCCCCCGgcggtgctgctgccctgggtggTGCTGGCGCTGCTCGGGGTGGAGGGTGGCAGTGCCTCCAAGCAGGAAg AAAACCTGCTGGTTCTTACTGTTGCCACCAAGCAGACTGAGGGATTCCGACGCTTTAGAAGATCAGCACAATTCTTCAACTACAAAGTCCAG GTACTTGGACTTGATGAGGAATGGAAGGGTGGAGATGACAAGAAGCCAGCCGGAGGTGGGCAGAAGGTCCGTCTCTTGAAGACAGCTTTGAAGCAGTATGCAGATGATGCAGACTTGATCATCCTTTTCATAGAAAG CTATGACGTACTCTTTGCTTCGGGCCCCACAGAACTCTTGAAGAAGTTCAAACAAGCCAAGAGCAAGGTGGTCTTCTCAGCAGAGAACTACATCTATCCTGACAGAAAGTTGGAAGCCAAGTACCCTCAGGTGCGAGATGGAAAGCGCTTCCTGGGTTCTGGAG GCTTCATAGGTTATGCGCCAAACCTGAAAAAACTTGTAGAGGAGTGGAAAGGACAGGACGATGACAGTGACCAGCTCTTCTATACGAATATCTTTTTGGATCCAGAAAAAAGA gaaaatatcaaCATCAGTCTAGACCATAGAAGCCGGATCTTCCAAAACCTAAATGGAGCACTAG ATGAGGTGGTTCTGAAGTTTGAAAACGCACGAGTGAGAGCAAGAAACTTGTTATATGACACTCTGCCTGTGGTGATTCATGGAAATGGACCCACCAAG ctgcagctgaactACCTGGGAAACTACATTCCTCAAATATGGACATTTGAGACTGGCTGCACTGTGTGTGATGAAGGTCTGCGAAGCTTAACAGGTTTTAAG GATGAGGCACTGCCAGTGATTCTGATTGGCATTTTCATTGAGCAGCCGACTCCATTCCTTTCCCAGTTTTTCTCGCGGCTTCGTAAACTTAATTACCCAAAGCAACGAATCCAACTCTTCATTCACAACCAT GAGGAACATCATTTGATGCAGGTGGACTCTTTTGTTCAGGAGCATGGCAAAGAATATCTCGCCATCAAAgtgattggaccagatgatgaGATGGAGAATGCTGAGGCACGTAACTTGGGCAT GGATTTGTGCAGAAAGGATCCTGACTGTGACTATTATTTTAGCCTGGATGCTGAAATAGTTCTGAAGAACACAGAGACGCTAAGGATCCTCATTGAACAGAACAA GCTGGTGATTGCCCCATTGGTAAGTCGTCACGAGAAGTTGTGGTCAAATTTCTGGGGAGCACTGAGCCCTGATGGATACTATGCCCGCTCAGAAGATTATGTGGATATTGTTCAAAGGAGGAGGGT TGGGCTTTGGAATGTTCCCTACATCAGCAGTGTTTACATGGTAAAAGCTAGCACTCTGCGATCGGAGCTTGACCAGGGAGATCTCTTCCACAGTGGCAAGCTGGATGCTGACATGGCTTTCTGCCACAACGTACGGAATCAG gGAGTCTTTATGTACTTGACAAATCGACATCAGTTTGGACACATACTGTCCCTGGAGAATTATCAAACAAATCACCTCCACAATGATCTCTGGCAAATATTCAGCAACCCTGAG GACTGGAGAGAAAAGTACATCCATGAAAACTATACAGCAGCTCTGAAAGGGAAATTGGTAGAAATG ccctgcccagaTGTTTACTGGTTCCCCATATTCACTGACACTGCCTGTGATGAGCTGGTGGAAGAAATGGAACATTATGGCAAGTGGTCCACAGGTGACAATACG GACAGTAGAATACAAGGAGGATATGAAAATGTCCCAACTATTGACATCCACATGAACCAAATAGGCTTTGAAAGAGAATGGTATAAGTTTCTTCTGGACTATATTGCACCCATCACTGAGAAACTGTACCCAGGATACTATACCAAG ACTCAGTTTGAGCTAGCCTTTGTAGTCCGCTATAAACCTGATGAGCAGCCCTCTCTAATGCCGCATCATGATGCTTCCACCTTTACCATTAACATTGCTCTGAACCGAGTTGGAATAGACTATGAG GGAGGAGGCTGCCGGTTCCTGCGCTACAACTGCTCAATTCGAGCTCCACGGAAAGGGTGGACCCTTATGCATCCAGGACGCCTGACCCACTATCATGAAGGTCTTCCAACCACCAAAGGAACCCGTTATATCGCAGTGTCCTTTCTTGACCCCTAG
- the MFN2 gene encoding mitofusin-2 produces the protein MSLLFSRSKSIVAVKKDKRHMAEVNASPLKHFVTAKKKINGIFEQLAAYINESSSFLEETHKNVELDPVTTEEQVLEVKGYLSKVSGISEVLARRHMKVAFFGRTSNGKSTVINAMLWDKVLPSGIGHTTNCFLRVEGTDGHEAFLLTEGSEEKKNVKTVNQLAHALHQDELLNAGSLVSVMWPNSKCPLLKDDLVLMDSPGIDVTTELDSWIDKFCLDADVFVLVANSESTLMQTEKQFFHKVNERLSRPNIFILNNRWDASASEPEYMEEVRRQHMERCTSFLVDELGVVDRAQAGDRIFFVSAKEVLNARIQRAQGMPEGGGALADGFQVRMFEFQNFERRFEECISQSAVKTKFEQHTVRAKQIAEDVRLIMDSVHIAAQEQRVYCLEMREERQERLGFIDKQLELLTQDYKRKIKQITEEVERQVSNAMAEEIRRLSVLVDEYQADFHPSQVVLKVYKNELHKHIEEGLGRNMSDRCSNAITASLQTMQQEMIDGLKPLLPVSLRGQIDMLIPRQCFTLSYDLNCDKLCADFQEDIEFHFSLGWTMLVNRFLGPKNGRRALMGYNDQVQRPLTPANPSLPPLPQGSMTQEELMVSMVTGLASLTSRTSMGIIVVGGVVWKAVGWRLIALSFGLYGLLYVYERLTWTTKAKERAFKRQFVEYAGEKLQLIVSYTGSNCSHQVQQELAGTFAHLCQQVDVTRENLEQEISALNKKIEVLDSLQSKAKLLRNKAGWLDSELNMFTHQYLQQSR, from the exons ATGTCCCTATTGTTCAGTCGTTCCAAGTCAATAGTTGCAGTGAAGAAGGATAAAAGACACATGGCTGAGGTAAATGCTTCTCCGCTTAAACATTTTGTcactgcaaagaagaaaatcaatggTATTTTTGAACAGTTGGCTGCATACATCAATGAGAGCTCCTCGTTCCTGGAAG aaACACACAAGAATGTCGAGCTTGATCCTGTCACCACAGAAGAGCAGGTACTGGAAGTCAAAGGCTATCTGTCAAAAGTCAGTGGCATTAGTGAAGTGCTGGCAAGGAGACACATGAAAGTGGCTTTTTTTGGAAG GACAAGCAATGGAAAAAGCACGGTGATAAATGCTATGCTGTGGGACAAAGTCCTTCCTTCAGGAATTGGACACACCACTAATTGTTTCCTGCGTGTAGAAGGGACAGATGGACATGAAGCTTTCCTGCTTACTGAAGgctcagaggaaaagaagaatgttAAG ACAGTGAATCAGCTGGCTCACGCCCTTCATCAAGATGAGCTTCTGAATGCTGGCAGTCTAGTCAGTGTAATGTGGCCCAATTCCAAATGTCCTCTCTTAAAGGATGACCTGGTGCTCATGGACAG CCCTGGCATTGATGTAACCACAGAGCTGGACAGCTGGATTGACAAGTTCTGTCTAGATGCTGATGTATTTGTCCTGGTGGCAAATTCAGAATCAACGTTGATGCAAACT GAGAAACAATTCTTTCACAAGGTGAACGAACGTCTGTCTCGAcccaatatatttattttaaataaccgCTGGGATGCATCTGCCTCTGAACCAGAATATATGGAAGAG GTGCGTCGACAACACATGGAGCGGTGTACCAGTTTCCTCGTAGATGAGCTGGGTGTGGTGGATCGAGCACAGGCAGGGGATCGAATTTTCTTTGTGTCTGCAAAAGAAGTGCTGAATGCCAGGATTCAAAGGGCTCAAGGGATGCCAGAAGGAG GTGGAGCATTGGCAGATGGGTTTCAAGTGAGAATGTTTGAGTTTCAGAACTTTGAGAGAAGATTTGAG GAATGTATCTCCCAGTCAGCAGTAAAGACAAAATTTGAGCAGCATACAGTGAGAGCAAAGCAGATTGCCGAAGATGTTCGTCTCATCATGGATTCTGTGCATATTGCTGCCCAGGAACAGCG AGTTTATTGTCTGGAAATGCGAGAGGAACGACAGGAACGTTTAGGTTTTATTGACAAACAGCTGGAGCTCCTTACTCAAGACTACAAGcggaaaataaaacagatcacAGAAGAAGTGGAGAGGCAG GTATCAAATGCAATGGCGGAAGAAATCAGACGGCTTTCCGTGTTGGTAGATGAATACCAAGCAGATTTCCATCCATCTCAAGTAGTTCTTAAAGTTTACAAGAAT GAGCTACATAAACACATTGAGGAAGGTCTGGGCCGTAACATGTCAGATCGTTGCTCCAATGCAATCACAGCTTCTCTTCAGACAATGCAGCAAGAAATGATAG ATGGCCTAAAACCCCTTCTCCCAGTCTCTTTGCGAGGCCAGATAGACATGTTAATTCCTCGACAGTGCTTCACGCTCAGCTACGATCTGAACTGTGATAAACTTTGTGCTGACTTCCAAGAAGACATAGAATTCCATTTCTCTCTTGGATGGACAATGCTGGTGAACAGGTTTTTGGGACCAAAGAATGGTCGTCGGGCCTTGATGGGCTATAATGACCAG GTTCAGCGCCCTTTGACACCAGCAAATCCTAGCCTGCCTCCTTTGCCTCAGGGTTCAATGACCCAGGAAGAGCTCATGGTGTCGATGGTCACTGGGCTGGCCTCGTTAACTTCCCGAACTTCGATGGGGATCATCGTGGTTGGTGGCGTG GTCTGGAAGGCTGTGGGTTGGAGGCTGATTGCTCTCTCTTTTGGCCTTTATGGGCTTCTTTATGTATATGAGCGTCTCACCTGGACTACAAAAGCGAAGGAGAGAGCTTTCAAACGGCAGTTTGTGGAGTATGCTGGAGAGAAATTACAGCTCATTGTCAGCTATACAGGATCTAATTGCAGCCACCAAGTCCAACA AGAGCTTGCTGGAACATTTGCTCATTTATGTCAGCAAGTGGATGTCACACGGGAGAATCTTGAGCAGGAAATTTCTGCtctgaataaaaaaattgaagttttgGATTCACTGCAGAGTAAAGCAAAACTGCTCAG GAATAAAGCGGGTTGGCTTGACAGTGAACTTAACATGTTCACACATCAGTACTTGCAGCAAAGCAGATAG
- the MIIP gene encoding LOW QUALITY PROTEIN: migration and invasion-inhibitory protein (The sequence of the model RefSeq protein was modified relative to this genomic sequence to represent the inferred CDS: inserted 2 bases in 1 codon), with amino-acid sequence MELEHLSRLRQANKDLLQKLRMKQEEIRKSLPSKPLVPASLHNVATTERSLPLPKRGKENQVDAVSTQHDPATLVSAEPRAYAARATLCSSLKRSSNDRGVQQQVKVQGLVGLDSSFPDKEKKVMPASAIIACGRETCRVDRYGHDQESAERESVLLGHGENKNQSTLPHGVSEKKQPKAHLDLSLNKKQSEETSKEPITPKSILLTSQSKEWKKEAAHVTFQSEPEEYALPAGSWSVRPFLGYDWIAGLLDTDSSVAEKSDQYFADLHEFRQANKEACIHEQHLEPKALDYIIPEQEQDLKTSSHKCVYCYRLNQRLFTVPVDSESACPVCKMPRAHQPPETLEEPTYVRVSIPRSTLLPAYKYKAHRRKSFEPADSLALPSHCLVGWENIIPSSNSTLSNLDLRASLEEKSSHHPRVNSVSRVSGGTRTDQLLNLTHSTLFRFSKASQXRGSKTKLDPTERLQI; translated from the exons ATGGAGTTAGAGCACCTTAGTAGGCTGCGTCAGGCCAACAAGGACCTTCTACAAAAGCTAAGAATGAAGCAGGAAGAGATCAGAAAAAGCCTTCCCAGCAAGCCACTTGTTCCAGCATCTCTTCATAATGTAGCAACTACGGAAAGATCCCTCCCCTTGCCCAAGAGAGGG aaggaaaatcaaGTTGATGCTGTGTCTACTCAACATGATCCTGCAACGTTGGTGTCTGCGGAACCCAGAGCTTATGCAGCCAGAGCAACCCTCTGTTCCTCACTCAAACGCAGCAGCAATGACAGAGGGGTGCAGCAACAAGTGAAGGTGCAGGGATTAGTAGGTTTGGATTCCAGCTTTCCTGAtaaagagaagaaggttatgcCTGCGTCTGCGATCATTGCATGTGGTAGAGAAACCTGCAGAGTGGATAGGTATGGCCATGATCAAGAAAGTGCAGAGAGAGAATCTGTCCTTCTGGGACATGGAGAGAACAAAAACCAGTCCACTCTTCCACATGGTGTCAGTGAGAAAAAACAACCTAAGGCTCACTTGGACCTATCactgaacaaaaaacaaagtgaagaGACCAGCAAGGAGCCCATAACCCCTAAATCAATCCTGCTGACATCTCAGTCCAAAGAGTGGAAG aaagaagCTGCTCACGTGACTTTTCAGTCTGAGCCTGAAGAATATGCCCTGCCTGCAGGTAGCTGGTCTGTGCGTCCATTCCTGGGCTATGACTGGATTGCAG GGCTCCTAGATACAGATTCTTCAGTAGCAGAAAAATCTGATCAATATTTTGCTGATCTCCATGAGTTCCGACAGGCCAACAAAGAAGCATGTATCCATGAGCAGCACCTGGA GCCCAAGGCTCTGGATTACATAATTCCTGAACAAGAGCAAGATTTGAAAACCAGTTCCCATAAGT GTGTTTACTGTTACCGATTAAACCAGCGCCTCTTCACTGTCCCTGTGGATTCAGAATCTGCCTGTCCCGTGTGTAAGATGCCACGTGCCCACCAGCCCCCAGAGACGCTGGAAGAGCCAACCTATGTCAG GGTCAGCATTCCCAGGTCTACTCTTCTGCCTGCCTACAAGTACAAAGCTCATCGCAGGAAAAGCTTTGAACCAGCAGACAGTCTAGCGTTACCCTCG CATTGCCTAGTTGGCTGGGAAAACATCATCCCTTCCAGTAACTCCACACTCAGCAATTTGGATCTGCGAGCTTCACTGGAAGAGAAGTCTTCTCACCATCCTCGCGTG AACTCCGTGTCCAGAGTGTCAGGAGGAACCAGAACTGACCAGCTTCTAAACCTGACCCATTCAACACTCTTCAGATTTAGCAAGGCTTCTCA CAGAGGGAGCAAAACAAAGTTGGACCCTACAGAGCGGCTCCAAATTTAA